The genomic region GACACCATTACCGGCACGGTTCAGAATCAGGACCTTCGACGCGTCGATCAAGCAATGGTTCAGGTGCGCGACCAGGAGGGGAATGTGGTCGCCCAAACGCTGACAAACCAGGCTGGCGAATTCTCAATTACGGTTCCAATTCAAGGAAACTATTCCATCAGCGCAATCCAAGATACCTTCAAGAGTGAATTTGTCGTGGTGAAAATAGACGCAGAAATGCCGGCTCCAATCACGCTGACTCTGGCAGTCACCCAGGAAATCGCGTTGGAGATTGTCTCTCCACTCGCGCCGATCCAATACAAAGCTTCTAGCTCAATCTACCAGTTGAGCCGTAGAGACGTTGAAATCCTTCCGCGCGGGAACAATAACGATGTTGCTAGTGTGCTGCTGACTATTCCCAGCGTGGCCTACGGCGCCCTCAATCAGACACACATCCGTCAGGATCATGCCAACCAGCAATACCGGATCGATGGCATTCCAATTCCCGACACAGTCACCGGTGCTTTTGCCGATATTGTCCCTCCTCGTGCATGGGAACGCTCGGAAATTATTTTGGGTGGCATGGAAGCGCAATACGGGAACAAGACGGCAGTTGTCGTGGATATCACCAGCAAGAGCGGTACGAGACCGGGCTTCGGTTCAGTTCAGGTATTCGGCGGTTCCAACGAAACGGTCAACCCGTCGTTCGAGTATGGCGGAACAATCGGCGAGAAAGTTCGATTCTATATTATGAATAGTTATGTCACCACAAACAGGGGTCTCGAGCCGCCTACGCTCGGAAGGCAGAGCTACCACAACCAGAGCGAGAAAAATAACACATACTTGCGAGGAGACTATCAACACGATAACAAGAACAACTTTGCATGGATCTTTCTCGGGTCCGTGGCGAAATACCAAGTACCGACGATTCCTAACCTTGAGGCCAACGGCGATGTGCTGGCCCTATTGCCGGCTGGCTTTGAGCCCAGTGCCTCTCAGTCAGTCAATCAATTCCAAAAAGAAAACAATCAGTACTCCCAGCTGGTCTGGAGGCATGATCTTAATGCCAACCATTTCTTCAGTCTGGGTGCCTATTTTCGGCGGGGTGTGGCTGATTTTCAGACCGACCCGTTCAACTCCTTGGCCTATGCTGACGATGTTAACAGCGCGCAAACAGCCAGCCAGAAGCGGACGGCGTATTCCGGAGGTTTCCGTCTCGATCACACCTGGGTGCCCGATAGCCATCATCTCGTGAAGGGAGGATTTCAGTTCGATTACACCTCGGCAAGTAACAGTTCACAAATATATGCGTTCGATACCGGCGGAGGGGCCCCTGCTGGGCCGGTTATAACGCTCGAAGCGTCAAACCGCAACATTCAAACCAGACAGGAATTTTGGCTCCAAGACCAGTGGACGCTAAACGACCACTGGACATTCAACTTAGGTGTCCGTGGTGACGCGATTCAAGGTTTCTACAACGAAGGGCAGGTGAGCCCAAAGGTTGGTGTCGCCTACAAGCTCAATCAGGCCAACGTCTTCCACGCGTACTATGGCCGCCAATTTACTCCGCCCAACATCGAGCAGGTTGCCTTTGTAAACCTGAATACGCAAAACACCACTGCCGCGCCGGATGATCCGACGGGCTTCCGGCCTCGAGCGGAGCGATCTCACTATTTCGAAGTCGGCAGTTATCACGCTGTTAGCAAATATGCCACGATGCAACTGACAGGCTATTACAAGCTGGCCCACTACTTATCAGATGCAGGACAGTTCGGTAGCACACCCTTACTAAATTTCTTTGCCTTTCAGAATGGCTGGCAACGGGGTATCGACGGTGCGGTAACGGTCAAGTTCGACGATAAGTTGTCGGCACGCGGAACCGCCGGTTGGGGTCAGTGCAAGGGGTACGGTTTACAATCTGGCCAATATCTCCTCGACCAAGGAGAGATCGACGACATCAATTCCAATGGCGGTGTCTTCTGCGATCACTCACAGTTCGTCACCAGCTCCGCCGTCATCAATTACCAGCTACTAAAACGAACTAACATCTCAGGTCAGATGTTGTACGGCTATGGACTACGAACCGCA from Nitrospira japonica harbors:
- a CDS encoding TonB-dependent receptor — protein: MMQRAAAMLFSCLCVANIVFMVLIVHTVHATNNEPTDTITGTVQNQDLRRVDQAMVQVRDQEGNVVAQTLTNQAGEFSITVPIQGNYSISAIQDTFKSEFVVVKIDAEMPAPITLTLAVTQEIALEIVSPLAPIQYKASSSIYQLSRRDVEILPRGNNNDVASVLLTIPSVAYGALNQTHIRQDHANQQYRIDGIPIPDTVTGAFADIVPPRAWERSEIILGGMEAQYGNKTAVVVDITSKSGTRPGFGSVQVFGGSNETVNPSFEYGGTIGEKVRFYIMNSYVTTNRGLEPPTLGRQSYHNQSEKNNTYLRGDYQHDNKNNFAWIFLGSVAKYQVPTIPNLEANGDVLALLPAGFEPSASQSVNQFQKENNQYSQLVWRHDLNANHFFSLGAYFRRGVADFQTDPFNSLAYADDVNSAQTASQKRTAYSGGFRLDHTWVPDSHHLVKGGFQFDYTSASNSSQIYAFDTGGGAPAGPVITLEASNRNIQTRQEFWLQDQWTLNDHWTFNLGVRGDAIQGFYNEGQVSPKVGVAYKLNQANVFHAYYGRQFTPPNIEQVAFVNLNTQNTTAAPDDPTGFRPRAERSHYFEVGSYHAVSKYATMQLTGYYKLAHYLSDAGQFGSTPLLNFFAFQNGWQRGIDGAVTVKFDDKLSARGTAGWGQCKGYGLQSGQYLLDQGEIDDINSNGGVFCDHSQFVTSSAVINYQLLKRTNISGQMLYGYGLRTAEEGAKTNSSHEPSYTTYNASITHVLPLPWENQKMLIGFDLINMFNEKYFYNSGEGSIGLGVAHAGMPRSFFFRAQWFF